TATTAAAAGGGATCATAGAAGTTAATCAATTCGATCCTGAAGATATAGCAAGTGTATTCGTAACGGTTACACAAGATTTGGATGCCACCTTTCCTGCTCGTGCGATTCGTCAAATGGCAGGCTGGGAGCTTGTTCCACTTATGTGTTCCCTTGAAGTACCGGTTAAAGGCAGCTTAGAGAAGTGTATTCGCTTAATGGTACAGGTTAACACGGATCTTCTTCAGAAGGATATCCGCCATGTTTACTTAAACCGTGCACAAGCTCTACGTCCAGATTTAGCGGCGAAGTAAAAGTGGTGGTGTCGCAGGTATTTGCAGCGATCGCAGACCGC
This portion of the Cohnella abietis genome encodes:
- the aroH gene encoding chorismate mutase; this translates as MSVRGIRGAITVELNEEGPILDATIELLKGIIEVNQFDPEDIASVFVTVTQDLDATFPARAIRQMAGWELVPLMCSLEVPVKGSLEKCIRLMVQVNTDLLQKDIRHVYLNRAQALRPDLAAK